Proteins encoded in a region of the Rhizophagus irregularis chromosome 24, complete sequence genome:
- a CDS encoding uncharacterized protein (BUSCO:EOG092C3JIJ), translated as MTVTKPEFSASQNESTKQKEFNNAQNTSPVPFFTLWDYFKDELTASEFDTLQELKRERVTNFLGIPCSIEKLMIFGFFICLDSFLYTLTILPLRVIFSFYSLITNIVLFFNNENSNQRRYSILNLSQKCDLLKGLLIILVCTALQSVDASRIYHIIRGQSVIKLYVIFNVLEIFDRLCCSFGGDILDSLFSKSTLGKRKDDSDNNNNNPNWRTIKFFILALIYILTHSIVLFYQSITLNVAINSYSNALLTLLLSNQFIEIKGSVFKRFEKENLFQLSCADIVERFQLAIFLSVITVRNLIELSGSPPSPFSILPASFIPLFPAMTTVETLMTPVLFVLLSELLVDWLKHAFITKFNHIRTSIYDRYIDVLSKDLVIGNPTRNSDGMNNNFRPQKIVDQSPMVSRRIGFAAFPLTCFTISMTLQTVSMIYDLIQDMEDDPKNMPIVNVATQPPIVWILCGILAYVMLILLKLLVGINLLGFAHRRYASMETREAEERAQAKKFEEHVLAEKEERETKSQVLENSNDNLKKPEVTLDNIDRYTLFKSRIP; from the coding sequence atgacaGTTACTAAGCCGGAGTTTTCAGCTTCACAAAATGAATCCactaaacaaaaagaatttaataatgcaCAAAATACATCTCCGGTTCCATTTTTTACTCTATGGGATTATTTCAAAGATGAATTAACAGCATCTGAATTTGATACTTTACAAGAACTTAAAAGAGAAAGGGTGACCAATTTTCTTGGTATTCCATGTTCAATTGAAAAACTCATGATTTTCGgatttttcatttgtttagattcttttttatatacactCACCATTCTCCCTTTACgtgtaatattttctttttattcattaatcaCGAACAttgtgttattttttaataacgaaAATAGCAATCAACGGAGAtatagtatattaaatttatcacaGAAATGTGATTTACTTAAAGGCTTACTTATAATTTTGGTTTGTACAGCACTTCAAAGTGTAGATGCATCACgaatatatcatataatccGGGGACAATctgttattaaattatacgtTATCTTTAACGTTCTTGAAATTTTCGATCGACTTTGTTGTTCTTTTGGTGGAGATATTCTTGATTCTCTATTTTCTAAATCAACACTTGGGAAAAGAAAGGATGATTctgacaataataataataatccaaattggagaacaattaaatttttcattttggcATTAATTTATATCCTTACACATtcaatagttttattttatcaatccatTACTCTTAACGTAGCAATCAACTCTTACTCAAATGCTTTATtgactttattattatcaaatcaaTTCATCGAAATTAAAGGATCTGTGTTTAAAAGGttcgaaaaagaaaatttatttcaactAAGTTGTGCTGATATAGTTGAACGGTTCCAATTGGCCATTTTTTTATCAGTGATAACTGTTCGTAACTTGATTGAATTGTCGGGATCTCCACCTTCACCATTTTCCATATTACCCGCATCATTCATTCCATTATTTCCGGCAATGACTACTGTTGAGACATTAATGACTCCagtattatttgtattgttGTCTGAATTGTTGGTTGATTGGTTAAAACAtgcatttattacaaaatttaatcatATTCGAACAAGTATCTATGATAGATACATCGACGTACTATCAAAGGATCTAGTAATTGGGAATCCAACGAGAAATTCTGATGGAATGAATAACAATTTTAGACCACAAAAAATTGTTGATCAGTCACCAATGGTTTCTCGTCGGATCGGATTTGCTGCATTCCCATTGACATGTTTTACGATTAGTATGACTTTACAAACTGTTTCAATGATTTATGATTTGATACAAGATATGGAAGATGATCCAAAAAATATGCCAATTGTTAATGTTGCTACACAACCTCCTATTGTATGGATTTTATGCGGGATTTTAGCGTATGTTAtgttgatattattaaaattactagtTGGAATAAATTTACTTGGATTTGCTCATAGAAGATATGCTAGTATGGAAACGCGTGAAGCAGAAGAGAGAGCGCAagctaaaaaatttgaagaacaTGTTCTTGCAGAAAAGGAAGAAAGAGAAACTAAAAGTCAAGTCCTTGAAAATTCAAATGACAATCTAAAAAAACCAGAAGTAACGTTGGATAATATTGACCgatatacattatttaaaagtcGTATTCCTTGA